One Setaria italica strain Yugu1 chromosome II, Setaria_italica_v2.0, whole genome shotgun sequence DNA segment encodes these proteins:
- the LOC101780611 gene encoding protein POLLENLESS 3-LIKE 2 — protein sequence MMQQMQQEPWNAAAVGLLRPTKSAPCSPIKPAAAAGMVRTHSDSFHVAHKVPVGDTPYVRAKRVQLVDKDPEKAIALFWSAINAGDRVDSALKDMAIVMKQQNRAEEAIEAIKSLRSRCSDQAQESLDNILLDLYKRCGRLDDQISLLKHKLQLIHQGHAFNGKRTKTARSQGRKFQVTLEQEATRLLGNLGWALMQKENYTEAEGAYRRALLIGPDNNKMCNLGICLMKQGRVLEAKDVLKQVRPAAVDGLRGADSHLKAYERAQEMLRDLEAKLVGRPRADQLDTSWLFDALLLGSSSSIWQPQPCIDHLLPPSAPAPVPAPAPARRDHFADENACVSKKLAALQANMLNVDAQPFYSLRMPPLATKPQNTVQQQPQQKPTPVHDPLGNLKRTRSGNCMDKAGAVVDKEQSTDENSGRRKSLSAEDRWPELPDHSAFDEALVAAVLAPVLDDEPAATEGNGHGKLPASCGTSPVVKEKIGKRLRIFQDITQTVNNF from the exons ATGATGCAGCAGATGCAGCAGGAGCCGTggaacgccgccgccgtggggcTCCTCCGGCCGACCAAGTCGGCGCCCTGCTCGCCCATcaagccggcggcagcggcgggcatGGTCCGGACCCACTCCGACTCCTTCCACGTCGCGCACAAGGTGCCCGTCGGCGACACGCCCTACGTGCGCGCCAAGCGCGTCCAG CTAGTGGATAAGGATCCGGAGAAGGCGATCGCGCTGTTCTGGTCGGCAATCAACGCCGGCGACCGCGTGGACAGCGCGCTCAAGGACATGGCCATCGTGATGAAGCAGCAGAACCGCGCCGAGGAGGCCATTGAGGCCATCAAGTCGCTGCGCAGCCGATGCTCCGACCAGGCGCAGGAGTCGCTCGACAACATCCTCCTCGACCTCTACAAG AGATGCGGGCGACTGGACGACCAGATCTCGCTGCTCAAGCACAAGCTGCAGCTGATCCACCAGGGCCATGCCTTCAACGGCAAGCGCACCAAGACGGCGAGGTCGCAGGGCCGCAAGTTCCAGGTCACCCTCGAGCAAGAAGCCACCAGGCTCCTC GGTAACCTGGGATGGGCTCTGATGCAGAAGGAGAACTacacggaggcggagggggcgtACCGGCGGGCGCTGCTCATCGGGCCGGACAACAACAAGATGTGCAACCTGGGCATCTGCCTCATGAAGCAGGGCCGCGTGCTTGAGGCCAAGGACGTGCTCAAGCAGGTGCGCCCCGCGGCGGTCGACGGCCTGCGCGGCGCCGACTCGCACCTCAAGGCCTACGAGCGCGCGCAGGAGATGCTGCGGGACCTCGAGGCCAAGCTCGtcggccgcccgcgcgccgaTCAGCTCGACACGAGCTGGCTCTTCGACGCGCTGCTGCTGGGATCGTCGTCAAGTATCTGGCAGCCGCAGCCGTGCATCGACCACTTGCTGCCACCTTCAGCTCCGGCACCTgtcccggccccggccccggcgcggcGCGACCACTTCGCCGATGAGAACGCCTGCGTGAGCAAGAAGCTGGCGGCGCTCCAGGCGAACATGCTCAATGTTGACGCGCAGCCCTTCTACTCTCTGCGGATGCCGCCACTTGCGACGAAGCCCCAGAACACagtgcagcagcagccgcagcagaaGCCAACTCCCGTCCATGATCCCTTGGGCAACCTGAAGAGGACACGGTCCGGCAATTGCATGGACAAGGCAGGAGCAGTGGTGGACAAGGAGCAGAGCACCGACGAGAACAGCGGCAGGAGGAAGTCGCTCTCGGCTGAGGACAGATGGCCGGAACTGCCCGACCACAGCGCATTCGACGAGGCTCTCGTCGCGGCTGTCCTAGCCCCGGTGCTCGACGACGAACCAGCAGCCACCGAAGGGAACGGCCATGGCAAGCTGCCGGCGAGCTGCGGCACGAGCCCAGTGGTGAAGGAGAAGATCGGCAAGAGGCTGAGGATCTTCCAGGACATCACACAGACAGTGAACAACTTCTGa